In the genome of Raphanus sativus cultivar WK10039 chromosome 9, ASM80110v3, whole genome shotgun sequence, the window GTCTGGTGCACGTATTGTAACTGATGGGATGCTGCTAGCTGCTGCTGAATGGTAAGAAGATTGCATTTGGTTCTCTTCCATCGTATGATATAGTAGGTGAAGGCTGAcgattaataatatttttttcaaaattataacgCAGCCTTGCGTCCTACATGACTGACGAAGAAGTTCAAAAAGGCATCCTTTACCCTTCAATCAACAAGTATTATTCCCTTTCATTGACATCCGTTGATTAACATCTTTAAACGGCTGTATTAAGTGAATtggtttttaacaaaaaaaaaatgcagcATCCGACACATAACAGCTGAGGTAGGGGCGGCTGTTCTAAGAGCTGCGGTATCTGATGACATTGTAGAAGGACATGGGGATGTTGGTCCCAGAGATCTCAGTCACATGTCCAAGGTATCATAATTAAATGAGCTTTGTATTAAGCATGATAAGTAAGGTACTAGTAGAAGGCTGAATCTAATTGcatcttttgtttttgaaacaaCAGGAGGAGACAGTGGATTACATCACAAGGAACATGTGGTTCCCAATTTACAGCCCTCTCGTGCACGAGAAGTAGACAGTAGTGGCTCTTTGAACACTCTCAGCTCTCATAATAAAAGCCAGAAATACAAAACATAACAAGTTCCTCCTTGTATTATTTGCGATCAACaacattgtttcttcttttctcagTATGTGATGCTACAAAAGCCATGATGGCAAATGTTTAAAAAGACAGAGAACAAGAAACAGGGTTAGCTCTAGGTCACCTGTACCTTGTCCTTTTTCCGATATTTTTTCCAATTTCTTAAGATTATGTCTGAAAAGATTATATAACACTATACATTTTTTGGGACAATAACATTCCTTTGAATCTGTTGCTCTGCTTTTCGAATTTCGGTTTGATAAAGTCGAATTTGATTTGGGTAGACTGAAACGGTTCTGGTTCAATTTTTTTCCTGGTTCGGAGTTTCGTGATGGGAtggaaaataaatttgtaaatagaGTAGGAAAGAAACGGAGCGAGTAAATTAGCCGTGAACAATTGGGCCAAGCCCATAAAACACAACAAGCCCGCCGGTTTTGACTTGAAGGGTGCAGAAACATAAACGCTAAGAAAACGGCACGTATTTTGGAACACGCAAGCATGTTGGTTGATTCCttattcttctttctttctcccTTGACGTTGGCGGAAAAGAGGAATGGAATGTTAGAGAGAAAGGAGAAAGAGATTGGACAATTCAGCGACCAGCCTGGAATTGATTTAAGTTTTAAAGAATGACCTGAGGAAACCAACGAAGAGACGAATAAAGCTCCGCGGAATATTCTCCTTTTGTCACGCAAACcctaattaaatatataatttatttctctCCTCTTACGTTCGCCCTTGCTCTTCCCCGACCCCCCAAGCTCGACGCGAACCAGCTTTTCCTAAAACGTGCTTGCGCTTGCTTTGATCAAACCAAAGATTCTCTTCTCGATTGGAATTCTCCAGGTATGGAATGGCTTCGGTTCGATTCAATTTCGAGATAAACTTTGTTGATGTTTGATGTTAATTACTCGCACGGGTTAACTTAAATTTGAAATTCACAGGAAGTAAGTAATATTTGTAGTCGGAAAGTACCAGATTAAATTAAAAGAATCATCCTTAGCTTAGATCCAATGATGTAATCACGTATCTTCATAGCTGTGTATCTCGTTTGATTTTTGGAattaggatatatatatatctaagtaatagttttaatatttaattcgtTTACAGGATACATTGGTTGATAATGAAACAGCAGCAGCAGAAACAGCACATTGCAATATTTACAACAGCTAGTCTTCCGTGGATGACGGGAACTGCTGTAAATCCTCTCTTCCGTGCTGCCTACCTTGCCAAAGACGGTCAAAGACGTGTCACTTTGGTCATTCCTTGGCTCACTCTCAACCACCAGCTCCTTGTCTACCCCAATAACATCACTTTTACTTCCCCTTCCCACCATGAATCTTATGTTCGTCGTTGGCTTGAGGACAGAGTCTCATTCCCGTTAGGCTTTGAGATACGTTTCTATCCAGCAAAGGTATGACTATCCTTTCTCGTTAATCATTAATAACAAAAtctctctttactttttttttttttttgggtaacaATTATCTCTCTTTACTTTCGCTTCCAACTGTCCTTTTCAATTCAAATATTATCTTATTGCAGTTTGCTACAGACAAAAGAAGTATTCTTCCTGTAGGGGACATATCGGATGCCATCCCTGATGATGAGGCAGACATTGCTGTCCTTGAGGAGCCTGAGCATCTCACATGGTTTCATCATGGCAAAAAATGGAAAACCAAGTTCAACTTCGTCATAGGGATCGTCCACACTAACTACTTGGCATACGTTAAGAGAGAGAAACAAGGCCGTCTCAAAGCTTTTCTCCTCAAGTACTTAAACAGTTGGGTCGTTGGCATTTACTGCCACAAGGTAAAATCTTTCTTTACACCTACTAGTAGAAACATTTTGATGTGAATCAGGACTTGTGCTAATTATGTTACTGATACAGGTGATTAGATTATCGGATGCGACTCAAGAATACCCTAACTCTATAATCTGCAACGTTCACGGTGTCAACCCCAAGTTTCTAGAAATTGGTTTGAAAAAACTAGAACAGCAGAAGCTCCAGGAGCAGGCCTTCACTAAAGGGGCGTACTACATTGGTAAGATGGTCTGGAGCAAAGGGTACAAGGAGCTTCTTAAACTACTTAAGAAACACCAAAAGGAACTTGCTGGGTTAGAGGTTGATTTATACGGTAGTGGAGAGGACTCTGAAGAGATCAAAGAAGCAGCTCGAAAACTGGACTTGACGGTTAATGTTTACCCAGGACGTGATCACGCCGACCCTTTATTTCACAAGTACGTCTCTAGTTTCATTACCTCGGCTATACATCATGCTTGTAACATAGAATCGAAGCATTATCTTTGCAGTCTATTGGGTTCTGTTTATAGTGATTATTATGTCTTCTGTTTCAGCTATAAAGTGTTTCTCAACCCCAGCACAACAGACGTGGTCTGCACAACAACTGCAGAAGCCTTGGCGATGGGAAAAATAGTGGTATGCGCAGATCACACATCAAACGAGTTCTTCAAACAGTTTCCCAACTGCAGAGTCTATGACGATGGGAAAGGTTTCGTTAGAGCCACACTCAAGGCACTTGGGGAACAACCATCACAACTAACAGAGCAACAGAGGCATGAACTATCATGGGAAGCTGCTACACAGCGGTTTGTAAGCGCCTCAGATCTTAACCGGTTAGCAAGAGCTGATTCGAACTTGTCAAAAAGAAGTCTGTTTGCTTCATCTTCTATTAGTGTTGGGAAAAACTTGGAGGACATGTCTGCGTACATACATTTCTTGGCGTCTGGGTTTGAAACTTCAAGAACAGCTTTTGGTGCAATCCCTGGAAGCTTGCAGCCAGATGAAGAGTTGTGCAAAGATCTTGGGTTGACTCTCAAGACTCCTTCCCGGAATAGTCTCAAGCAAGATTGACTGTTGTATAAAAAATGTGTTGTATTTTACCTGAAAATACCTATGTGtcgttttctctctctctctctgatgtATTTAACGAATCATTCTATAGCTTGGTGGAATGTTTTGATAGTGACATGACAATTAGGTTAAAcatatcatatttgttttgctctgattttgcttttgtttttatcaagGTTTATGTTTAACTGGTGTGTAACTTTGTACTGGTGCTGATAGCTTTGCCATAAGTCGGATGCAAACTCGATTTAAGATGACAAGcgaaaaaacaacaacaaattatttataacgAGGATGTAAATGCTAGTGTTAAGAGTAGATTCTTGTATACAAAAAAAACCGAAGAATGGTAGTTATTAAGTGATATCAGTAAAAGAGGACTTCAAACGGCATGTATTGTCAAATATCAAAACTTGGTTTCAAATGCAGACAAAGAGGAGATTGTCAAACAAGTGTTCAGTAATGCTGCTATTCAGTGCTCGAGTGAAGAGTATATATCTTTACCTATCATTGAACTGATGTTGCAACTACTTGAACGTGGTATTTTGCTGTCCACCATTCTGGTCTGCTTCCTCTCAGTAAGGATTTAGTGGAGCTTCTCATTCTGAAAATCTATAGAAACCAGTACACCACAATTCAATACAAATCATACTAGCGAGAAGGTACACTTTTCCAATTGATTTGGTGTCCATAGTCAGATTCGTAAGATTTCTTTGGATTGAGCTGAGTTCTACGGTAAGATCGAGAGCATGAACGTCTTCTATTGGTTCCAAAACCCACAAAGCTTAGCTAGAGAAAGACAAAAGCACCTATAAAATCTCCACCGTCGACTTTGATCATCGTCAAGACACAAACCTTTCTCTTACTCATCGACACGACCCACGtaaaggttatatatatatgatagatgATGGAGCatgttattattaatatttttacgaGTATAGTTTTATTGGTTATTCgaatatacatttaatatattataaaatataaactatttaaacaaatatattaacataattATATCATAAACCATTACATTAACATAAATCAATGCAAGAAAATATGGGTCAATAGTTTAattatttcaatatatatatatatcaaactgTACTTAGAAATTAGatatataacaaaactaaaattaataaatatttaaatatctaatgtgaataataaaattaacttataaatttaaaataaattaaaaataaaacatcagaAACATTCTAATAACATGTGaacaacaaataaataaattagtgattttatttttggtttcttcATTTATATTGAGAACATTCTGAAGACAGAGATTTTAAACCCATAATGCCGCTGATTCTTAGGGTCACTGGGCAGATAAAAGCGAAGTTTCCTTTCCTTATTTTCTGTGGTTTCCATCTCTGATTTGGAGTTCTCTTGTACATCGAGTTATTGGCTATCACTGCAGATTCTTTTCACCAATGAATGGTGGTAAGTTGTTTCTTGTTAGATTTGTTACTTGATTCCTTTTttgatgattgttttttttcagGGCCTAAAATAGTTTATGGTTTAAAGTTATGTGGAAGAAGTATTTGACTGATGCTGGCCAGAAATTACATAGCTCAGCTAGTACCACGACCTCTGGTGTCAtaactgtttctttttttctcgtTGGTGTCTTTGGGGATATACAAATTGAACAACAATGTTTATGATGTGACCAACGACATAAATAAGAAGAGAATGGTAGTGACTGAAAAGATATTAGTGTAAATGACGATGTATATGATCATTTGTAACGGCTGGTTCCCATTAGCCATTAAtggtttatttttctctttttgaaaTATTGTTTGCTTTAATAACTTTTTGGATTTGAACGATACTGCTGATAAATTGCATAGTTCAGCAAGTACCACAATCTTTCGTGCCCATTGAGAAACCCAAAAACATTTCAAGGTAAATCTTAATCTTAATCATGCCGTGAAATCTTAGTACAATCATTGTGCAGATAAATCAACAAATATCTTAGATTCCTTTCTCTGCTTTCCGTATTTGGTTGTGATTTCCATCTCTTATTCGAAATTTTCTTCCACAGCAAGTGATTGGCAAATTCTTTTCATCAACTAATACCACTACTGATAAGTTGTTTCCTTACTAGGTCTATTAAACTTATtacttatttctttttctaatacaATGTTTCACTCGATGACTGCTCTCTTGTCATAGCTAGCTCTTTATCAGTTTCAGATTTCGCTGACACAAAACTCTTTCATGTTTGacaatttttatttcaagtaAGTCCACTTTCTAATCTTTCGTCCTTAGGCTTCTCTATAAGTTGTGGTTGAATCACATTTTGATGTTTATTGAAACACAGAATTACTATGCAAAAAGACAAAATGTCGAAGGGAAGAAAGGAGAAGACGCTTCTCGAAGATTCTCAGTTTTGCTTCTTAATTCGGCCAAACATTAAAAAATGCATGCATCTTGATTTGTTAAGCATCTTGAACGTTATTTAATCATGTAAAAAAGAAGTAGGAATAATTAACCCCAAATATTATCATTTAGTGTTTGGCCGAATCATACAAGAAATTGCCTTCAAAGTATTCAAGAGAGGGAACTGAACAAGTCCTCTATAATCATGTTTGTGAGATTTTATGAGCTCGTCCAAACGAATACTGTACAGACTTATTCgtggtaagttttttttcttctaaatctGGTTTTGGACATAGCCAGATGAAACATTTATATTGATTCTCAAATTTTAAAAGACCATTTTGTACGTGTATATATAGATTACTTGGTCCccaatttgtttatttttaaaagctAATTAAGATTGTAACCTTAAATGTTTATTGTCTTCTGAATCTTAAATCCGTCCATGTTCTTATTAAGATCAACCAGCTCATCTAGAATCCATTTACCTAGTTGCTGAACTCCACAAATCAAGTACTGCCAAAGTCTTTTGAATGTTCGCTGACTAATACAATTCGCCCCATAACATTGGGCTCACTTACAATAAATTACGTAGACATCATATAAagattttgcagtttttttaatcttgttATCAAATCGCTGATAAGCTGTTACAGAGGTTGGCCACTAATCCATCTCTTGAACATAACCGAGTCCTCCTCTTGTTTATGCGCTATCGAGTGCTCACCGCCCTATAAGACCAAACGCACAAACACTGAGAAACTCGCTCTCTCAAGTATAAATGTTTTCATTTATGTAATAAGAAAAATGTAGACTTGCTTTAACAGTGGCAAATGTCATCTTATTGGCATAAGTCCTTGTGTATCTGCAACCGAAAAGAAAAGATTGTTTGTTTAACATGTGTTTTATGTgatgaaaatgacaaaaagaaGCCTAATACCCagcaacttgattgtgaacCATCCATGGCCTCCAATCATCAACAATTGAATAGTTGAGCGATCTTATCCAGTCTTGAGTAGCAAAGAAAGGGACAATCATGTCGTGATCACCACTGTTCACCAGAAACATCATGCGAAGATTAAAAAGCTTTTGTCAAAACCCTCATAAAGCCTTAACATATGAATAAAGAAGTGTTGTTGTGGACGACCTGAAGATGAGAGATCGAAATCCTTGGATGCTGTTGTTCTTATGGTATGGTACACTGCTGTTAATGTCTGATTTGTAAGGCATTTTCCGAGGACATCGAGACCATTCTCCTATACTCCCCTGCAAATTCTCACGGTTTTATAACCATCAATCAAAAAGCCTTTCTATTATTACTAAACCATCTTATATTAATACTTTGTCATCAATCATCAATAGCATATACAACCTTCTCCACATGAAGGGCTCTGCGCACACTCTCCTCATTGGCCCAGCGGAATGACTGCACAGTCAAGCGATGCCCATCCGGGCTGGTGTCATAGGGGTTAGACGGGTTTTTGTACTGTGGTCCTAGAATATATGCCATATCTAATCCATTAACACACTGCATATAAATACAAAGCCTGAAAGTTTGTGATCTTCCTTTTATATGTGTAATATTTCAGAGTATGTGTGCAGTGTGCGTTTACCTtgtcaaactcttcaaggagatTCATGCATTCAGTGTTAAGAGGATCCACTTTAACATAATTTTCTCTGCAGCTTCTCCTTAGCGACTGCAAATAAGAATATTGAGTTAGCTTCTCAACTCGGCTGCTTCGTTATGATGTAGGGAAGAAAACATCAATGTAACTGTAAGTCTGTACCTCGTAGATTTCATTAGAGATCAAACCCATTCCATGAGCATATGGAATGCGCCAGTTCTTATCGCGATCTTCTTCTGTTACAGGATTTCCCAGCACGTAACCCTATAGAGAGGGTGTAACAAGTGTAGAAGACTCTCAGTTCTTGATGCTCTCGACAAGGTATACACATATAATGTAAGATGCAAGCATAAGCCCTATGATGTACCTGAAGGTTTATTTGAGGTTTACAGCCTAGACCATTTCCTGAGATAAAAGTGAGAACTTTTAGTGAATCGGAAGAAATCTCTcaattaatttttcaatattttaaatccTTAATTTACAAAACGTGTAACATTCCGTCTACAGTGTTGTTTTAGATAATAAATAGTCAAAATGAAGGAAAATGTATTGGTTGAGAGATTTCATCCTAACAGCTAAATAAAACTTAAGacataaatttgaaaatagcatatcatattttaaattttgataactaaTCTGATTTTTGTGGGGTGGCTGTGGCCTCTGGGAACAAAAAAGTATCCATTGGTTTTCGTGGGATAAGATTTGTACACATAACAAGGGAGGACTGAGTTTTAGAAATCTTCAATATTTCATCATGGCGGTTAATAGACAAATTAAATTGTTTGTCTCAaaggtttttattttcaaaatactgATCTCTTGGAGGATCAGAGATCTTATTCATCTTTTTATGGGTGGAGAAATATTTGTTCAGATTGATCCTTGGTTATTAAAAGGCTAATCAAAAGAGTGAGAACAGGGCAGTCCATCTTTGTATGGTTAATCCTTGGATCCCCGCTCCTCGCCTGAGGTcagcaaaaccaaaaaatcttaCTCAATTTCTTAATTTGTCGCTACTGGTGGAACATCTTATCAATCCGGTTCATCATACCTGGAATGTAGATTTGCTTAATGCATACATACATCATGATGATGTTAAAATTATTAGAGGATTGGCGGTAGCAGGTGTCAGAGGTCTGCCTCTTATGGGTGGAGCTTCACGGAATCAGGCATATATTCGGTAAAATCAGGTTTTCGAACGGAATCGTTGTAAGCAGACATGGCTATCAAACCGACCCTCTTCGgaacaaatattaaattgttaTTGGCCTTTTCTTGGAAAATCAAGTGCTCTCTGAAATAGAGACATTTTTATGGCAAGTATTATCGACTATGCTACCAGTCTCCAAAAATCTAAAGACCCGTGGGATCGATTGCGGCACAAGTTGTAGTATTTTTGGGGCAGAGGAGGAATCTACTAATCATGTACTTTTTAAATATCCACCAACTCTTCAAACATGGGCTTTGTCCAGGGTCCCATCGCCTCCTGGAATATTTCCAGCCTCATCGGTGTATACCAATATAGATTATTTTTTGGAGATTTCCAAAAGAAGGGGATTTTAATTACTTCCCATAGATTATGTGCTATATTTGGAAGAATAGGAATAATAAGGTTTACTCAAATAGGAATGGGAATGCACAGAAAATACTTCGTATAACCGAAGTGGAGAGCACACTATGGGAAGAAGCACAAACATTGGTAGTCGGGCACCATGGACAATTACAACAAAATTCAGCTTGGAATTATTCGGATCATACCAGAATTTGTTTTATTGATGGATCATGGAAAGAGAAAGATACATATACTGGGCAAGGGTGGTTCTAAAGGATTTTCAACGGAAGTTATGATGGGAGCAATGAATCTTCGACGTAGCTTCTTTCCTCTATGTAGAGTGTGAAGCCTTGATCTGGGCGATGTAATGTATAAAGACCCTACAGTTCTTTAATGTAGTTTTCGCGACGGACTGTTCTCAATTAATGAAGATGGTGTCTAACACCTGAAGAATAACCATCTTTCTCAATATATATGGAAGAATTCGGACGGAATAAGATTTTCTTCTCTATTTTTCGAATCAGTCATATTCCAAGAGTACAAAATACTATGATAGATAAGCAAAGATCGAAAATAGACGGACATTAACAGTTTGTAAGACAAAGGTTTAGAacgttaaaaaattaaaaaaattgaaatggtAAATGTTTTattgaataatatgaaaaaaattaccAATTGAGATTTCTTGAACAACAGCTGGAACCGTTTTACCGGAATAAGAATTCCCGGTGACATAGAAAGGATTGGAGAAATACTCAGGATGCTTGGCTAGCCACTGCACaagaatcaacaacaacaataaccaAACCACAAAAAAATGTCTATGCACAaagacattaaaaaaaacacttgaaacagtttgagtttttcttttacattacGAACAAACTCATGGACCCGCTTAGCTGATCTTGTGTCACTTTGTATTTTAGCAAGTCGgttttttgagtaagagaagcCAGTGCCAACTGGCTGATCCAAATAGATTATATTCGCCACCTGATAGCAAAGGAAGCAATCATCCAAAAACTTTGAAGATGACCAAAGAGTTTTCTGTCATATGAATGTATAGTGTGTTAACCTTAGTCCATGAATATGTAGTAGAGACCAATGATGGGGTGTTTCCACTGTCAGACTCAATACTGAAAGCCAGAGGTCCTGCATTTTTCTCAAATTGAAAACCAAGTCATCAAGATTTACATGGAGAGAATATTCTGTACATATATTACCATTTTCAAGAACAAGGCCAGAGATAGAAGAGCAGCCAGGTCCTCCGGCTAACCAGATAAGAAGAGGGTCTTCTTTTGGGTTTCTCTCAGATTTGATAAAGTAGTAGAAAAATTGTTCTTCATCTGCCTCACCAACACCAATGTACCTGAATGACATACGTCAAAAAAATCAGAACATAAGAttcattcattattttataagacTAGTTGAGGTGATGAAGAACAGAACCCAGTTTCAAGCTCGAAAGGAAGAGGGCCTTGGAAACCAGGAAGATATCTGACTGTAGATTCTCCTGAATAAGCATGCACAAGAGAAAGAAGCAGAAGCAACAACAACTTGTTCCCCattgttttctttgtatttttgaGTTAACCTCGTGTAGGACGAACACAGTACCCAATTACTCATGTCTTATAATAATTGAGAAcaaagaagaattttttttttttttttgtaaactaaccAAGAagaatatttatagttttttttaaaaggacaCCGCCAGAGGCAGATGCGGCTGGACTACCCAAATCCTTCTTGTGATCATATTTGCATTAACATTATTAGGTGTTTATCAAACGGTCTAATAATAAACCCTTGGGAACGTGAACCACGTAGAAGTGACAGAGTCGTGTTTAAAGTGCGTTGAAGTTTGCACATTGGATTTAAGccacatttatattttaaaaaaatcagggGGCACATGAATAATCATCGATAGTAAAACTTCTCGTCTGTCATCTCTAAGCTGTCTTTAGCTCAATTGAGTATCAGAGCATTTCCAATCTATTgctattttcatttataatatTCCCTCAGTTTCTAAATAGATGATATTTTAGGgaatttttgatgtttcaaaatagttgatgttttagtatatcaatgtactttttaactttatcaaaactatgtaactaatgATAAAATGTAATCTATTTTGTGATTggttaaacaatttttaatttatattttaattatactttttagattaaaaaacaagtttcttaataatcGTGCACAATCCTAAAActtcatctattttgaaacagagggagtaacaTTTAAAGGTAAAATTATTCTAATTCACCTCTATTTATTTCTCTATAA includes:
- the LOC108823832 gene encoding digalactosyldiacylglycerol synthase 2, chloroplastic, whose translation is MKQQQQKQHIAIFTTASLPWMTGTAVNPLFRAAYLAKDGQRRVTLVIPWLTLNHQLLVYPNNITFTSPSHHESYVRRWLEDRVSFPLGFEIRFYPAKFATDKRSILPVGDISDAIPDDEADIAVLEEPEHLTWFHHGKKWKTKFNFVIGIVHTNYLAYVKREKQGRLKAFLLKYLNSWVVGIYCHKVIRLSDATQEYPNSIICNVHGVNPKFLEIGLKKLEQQKLQEQAFTKGAYYIGKMVWSKGYKELLKLLKKHQKELAGLEVDLYGSGEDSEEIKEAARKLDLTVNVYPGRDHADPLFHNYKVFLNPSTTDVVCTTTAEALAMGKIVVCADHTSNEFFKQFPNCRVYDDGKGFVRATLKALGEQPSQLTEQQRHELSWEAATQRFVSASDLNRLARADSNLSKRSLFASSSISVGKNLEDMSAYIHFLASGFETSRTAFGAIPGSLQPDEELCKDLGLTLKTPSRNSLKQD
- the LOC108826472 gene encoding serine carboxypeptidase-like 15; this translates as MGNKLLLLLLLSLVHAYSGESTVRYLPGFQGPLPFELETGYIGVGEADEEQFFYYFIKSERNPKEDPLLIWLAGGPGCSSISGLVLENGPLAFSIESDSGNTPSLVSTTYSWTKVANIIYLDQPVGTGFSYSKNRLAKIQSDTRSAKRVHEFVRNWLAKHPEYFSNPFYVTGNSYSGKTVPAVVQEISIGNGLGCKPQINLQGYVLGNPVTEEDRDKNWRIPYAHGMGLISNEIYESLRRSCRENYVKVDPLNTECMNLLEEFDKCVNGLDMAYILGPQYKNPSNPYDTSPDGHRLTVQSFRWANEESVRRALHVEKGSIGEWSRCPRKMPYKSDINSSVPYHKNNSIQGFRSLIFSGDHDMIVPFFATQDWIRSLNYSIVDDWRPWMVHNQVAGYTRTYANKMTFATVKGGEHSIAHKQEEDSVMFKRWISGQPL